The following coding sequences are from one Arcobacter nitrofigilis DSM 7299 window:
- a CDS encoding response regulator transcription factor: MLGTKILFLEDDKLYQETIKDLLEEENFIIDTCSNGEKFLNKIYDNIYDLYILDINVPQIDGYEIMRILNEYEDETLRLVLTSISNSIIRSFKSGCDGFLNKTGNNQELILRIQSLIKRSYRTYHQDIIISENLSYNIFSKELFYNQEPLEMEPQTLLVLNYLIKNRGNFVSKESLEKNVYPSNSNSKADVIRYHIWHLRKILGVDIIESQKNRGYRLKPIGV, translated from the coding sequence ATGCTTGGCACTAAAATACTATTTTTGGAAGATGATAAACTCTATCAAGAAACTATAAAAGATCTACTTGAAGAAGAAAATTTTATAATTGATACTTGCTCAAATGGTGAAAAATTTTTAAACAAAATATATGACAATATATATGACTTATATATTCTTGATATAAATGTCCCACAAATTGATGGTTATGAAATCATGAGAATTTTAAATGAATATGAAGATGAGACTTTAAGATTAGTACTAACTTCTATTTCAAATAGTATAATTAGATCATTTAAAAGTGGATGTGATGGTTTTTTAAATAAAACAGGAAATAATCAAGAACTAATTTTAAGAATACAATCTCTAATCAAAAGATCATATCGAACATATCACCAAGATATAATTATAAGTGAAAATCTTTCATACAATATCTTTTCAAAAGAACTTTTTTACAATCAAGAACCCTTAGAAATGGAACCACAAACCCTATTAGTATTAAATTACTTGATTAAAAATAGAGGAAATTTTGTAAGCAAAGAAAGCTTGGAAAAAAATGTTTATCCAAGCAATAGTAATTCAAAAGCAGATGTTATTCGATATCATATTTGGCATTTAAGAAAAATATTGGGAGTTGATATTATAGA
- a CDS encoding c-type cytochrome, whose product MDIIGQFPLFYFPEYGSAWMMGMTGTIHILASHTSVGAAMLFAYLSYKAYKENRTDLYPYMKKYGMFLLIFSYVIGSITGPGIWYTATAASPRGISALIHNFVWVWATEWVFFVFEVIGVFVLVYFIDKIDKKTHLKLTFSFAMASVGTLALIIGIISFMMWPGTQEYYTTGSASDAFFGINTFPHMFLRIGFMIMLSGVIGLIISSAMKKDNLELSRELTKKMGYISMLGGFLVLFFFMWYMGTLPDNAHAVFNITKADVIQSRIILTIVFSIYFLVAIVKPQFISTPLAGVMVFVILIAGIWPGEKLRESMRKPYVAGQYIYSNQIISRDVPGKGIKSELPIIAQKGLLQVNPFVPENLKVITEENKHEAGKLLARMACSNCHSLEKTGKYRPLKDRLAGMDKEAIKSILYAIGAGGMPYMPTLKLPENETDAIAQYLASMKY is encoded by the coding sequence ATGGATATTATAGGACAATTTCCGTTGTTTTATTTTCCAGAATACGGAAGTGCTTGGATGATGGGTATGACAGGAACTATACACATCTTAGCATCACATACTTCTGTTGGTGCAGCAATGCTATTTGCATATTTGTCATACAAAGCATATAAAGAAAATAGAACTGATTTATATCCGTATATGAAAAAATACGGTATGTTTTTGTTGATTTTTTCGTATGTAATAGGTTCAATTACCGGTCCAGGTATTTGGTACACGGCAACTGCTGCAAGTCCAAGGGGTATTAGTGCTCTAATACATAACTTTGTTTGGGTTTGGGCAACTGAGTGGGTCTTTTTTGTCTTTGAAGTAATAGGAGTCTTTGTTCTTGTTTACTTTATAGATAAAATTGATAAAAAAACCCATTTAAAACTTACATTCTCTTTTGCAATGGCTTCAGTTGGTACTTTAGCATTAATTATTGGAATTATTAGTTTTATGATGTGGCCAGGGACGCAAGAATATTATACAACAGGAAGTGCAAGTGATGCATTTTTTGGAATAAATACTTTTCCACATATGTTTTTAAGAATTGGTTTTATGATTATGTTATCAGGTGTAATTGGACTTATTATTTCAAGTGCAATGAAAAAAGATAATCTAGAACTTTCACGTGAATTAACTAAAAAAATGGGTTACATAAGTATGCTTGGAGGATTTTTAGTTCTATTCTTCTTTATGTGGTATATGGGAACGCTACCTGACAATGCACATGCTGTATTTAATATAACAAAAGCAGATGTTATCCAAAGTAGAATTATTCTTACAATTGTTTTTTCTATTTATTTCTTAGTTGCAATTGTAAAACCACAATTTATAAGTACACCATTAGCAGGAGTTATGGTTTTTGTAATATTAATTGCAGGAATATGGCCAGGTGAGAAACTAAGAGAATCTATGAGAAAACCTTATGTTGCTGGTCAATATATTTATTCAAATCAAATTATTAGTCGTGATGTACCAGGAAAAGGAATAAAAAGTGAACTTCCAATAATCGCCCAAAAAGGACTTTTACAAGTTAATCCATTTGTTCCAGAAAATTTAAAAGTCATTACAGAAGAAAACAAACATGAAGCTGGAAAACTTTTAGCAAGAATGGCATGTTCAAATTGTCACTCTTTAGAAAAAACTGGTAAATATAGACCACTTAAAGATAGACTAGCAGGTATGGATAAAGAAGCTATCAAGTCTATTTTATATGCAATAGGTGCAGGTGGTATGCCATACATGCCAACATTAAAATTACCAGAAAACGAAACTGATGCAATTGCCCAATATCTTGCATCAATGAAATATTAG
- a CDS encoding c-type cytochrome, whose translation MRELKILAVVVSLTLLTYYLVEPFAHSKMHPHVDAPNYNFPQADKVTDAENVEKAKVALEEAEKAGKEKAIKSAKTDLANAEKFEKDTNAFWASAKAAIADKGNVANGEVLVTSNCTACHSIESKGFPPVMDNASAAAAYGVVPPDLGTAGKLYTKDYLVGFIMNPARASKVTHKFVDGRVHPMPGFDWMQPQELADIVAYLESIAPKTMTDKEVFHNACQRCHSIKYGDMQKGTMQAFTPDANIKTYMGKVPPDLSQYIKSRGAKYIHEFVNDPQKHLEGTAMPRVGLTQASEKQVVGYLEKVGDSKKAQREELGPKFLIYLVIFAIFAWLWKSKQWREMH comes from the coding sequence ATGAGAGAATTAAAAATATTAGCAGTAGTTGTTTCTTTAACATTATTAACTTATTATCTTGTTGAGCCCTTTGCACATTCAAAGATGCACCCACATGTTGATGCACCAAATTATAACTTTCCTCAAGCTGATAAAGTGACTGATGCTGAAAATGTTGAAAAAGCAAAAGTAGCATTAGAAGAAGCAGAAAAAGCAGGTAAAGAAAAAGCAATAAAATCAGCAAAAACAGATTTAGCAAATGCTGAAAAATTTGAAAAAGATACAAATGCATTTTGGGCAAGTGCAAAAGCAGCAATTGCGGATAAAGGTAATGTTGCAAATGGTGAAGTATTAGTTACTAGTAACTGTACTGCTTGTCACTCTATTGAATCAAAAGGTTTTCCTCCTGTAATGGATAATGCAAGTGCAGCTGCAGCTTATGGTGTAGTTCCACCTGATTTAGGTACTGCTGGAAAATTATATACTAAAGATTATCTAGTTGGATTTATTATGAATCCTGCAAGAGCTTCTAAAGTTACTCATAAATTTGTTGATGGAAGAGTTCACCCAATGCCAGGTTTCGATTGGATGCAACCACAAGAACTAGCTGATATAGTTGCATACTTAGAATCAATTGCACCTAAAACTATGACAGATAAAGAAGTATTTCATAATGCTTGTCAAAGATGTCACTCTATTAAATATGGAGATATGCAAAAAGGAACTATGCAAGCATTTACTCCTGACGCAAATATCAAAACATACATGGGTAAAGTACCACCTGATTTATCTCAATACATTAAATCAAGAGGAGCTAAATATATCCATGAATTTGTAAATGATCCTCAAAAACATTTAGAAGGTACTGCTATGCCAAGAGTTGGTTTAACGCAAGCATCTGAAAAACAAGTTGTTGGTTATTTAGAAAAAGTTGGTGATTCTAAAAAAGCACAAAGAGAAGAGTTGGGACCTAAATTCTTAATTTATTTAGTTATCTTCGCTATTTTCGCTTGGTTATGGAAATCTAAACAATGGAGAGAGATGCACTAA
- a CDS encoding cytochrome b — protein MAKFEKANSVGEWLDQRLNLTAFNKVMMTEYWIPKDINFLWAMGVLLATTFGILIISGIFLMMYYKPDIHLAFDSVNYTIMQEVKFGWLFRHMHAVAASVVFLIIYIHMFTGIYYGSYKQGREMIWISGMLLFMTFSAAGFSGYMLPWGQMSYWAAMVITNLFGGIPFIGDALVVWIRGDFNVADATLTRFFMLHVFLLPVVIMGIIALHFYTLRVPHVNNQDSEELDFDAEAEKYLSGNKKESKVIPFWPVFISKDLAVMGIFFIFYFYLVFFHYDFAMDPVNFDPADNMVTPTHIYPEWYFLWSYEVLRGSIFNVGSLKAGDIGLMAFGFANVIFLLLPFLDRDPKILPAHKRPKFFIWFWILMIDLIALTALGKLPPQGIFTYLGFVAMVSFILLFLSLPLITKSDAKKRGDV, from the coding sequence ATGGCAAAATTTGAAAAAGCAAACTCAGTTGGTGAGTGGTTAGATCAAAGATTAAATCTTACAGCATTCAATAAAGTTATGATGACTGAATATTGGATTCCAAAAGATATAAACTTTCTATGGGCAATGGGTGTTCTTTTAGCAACAACATTTGGTATTTTAATTATCTCAGGAATCTTCTTGATGATGTATTACAAACCAGATATTCATTTAGCTTTTGATTCTGTAAATTATACAATTATGCAAGAAGTTAAATTCGGTTGGCTATTTAGACATATGCATGCAGTTGCTGCATCAGTTGTATTCTTAATTATTTATATTCATATGTTTACAGGTATCTATTATGGTTCTTATAAACAAGGAAGAGAAATGATTTGGATTTCTGGTATGTTATTATTTATGACATTCAGTGCTGCTGGATTCTCTGGATATATGTTACCTTGGGGACAAATGTCTTATTGGGCTGCAATGGTTATTACCAACTTATTTGGTGGTATTCCTTTTATTGGAGATGCCCTTGTTGTATGGATTAGAGGTGACTTTAATGTTGCTGATGCTACATTAACTAGATTCTTTATGCTACATGTATTTTTATTACCTGTTGTTATTATGGGAATAATTGCATTACACTTCTATACTTTAAGAGTTCCTCATGTTAATAATCAAGATTCAGAAGAGTTAGATTTTGATGCTGAAGCTGAAAAATACCTTTCTGGAAATAAAAAAGAGTCAAAAGTTATTCCTTTCTGGCCTGTATTTATCTCTAAAGATTTAGCAGTTATGGGAATTTTCTTTATATTCTACTTTTACTTAGTCTTCTTCCACTATGACTTTGCAATGGATCCAGTTAACTTTGATCCTGCAGATAATATGGTTACTCCAACTCACATTTACCCTGAGTGGTATTTCTTATGGTCATATGAAGTATTAAGAGGTTCTATTTTTAATGTTGGTTCTTTAAAAGCAGGAGATATTGGATTAATGGCATTTGGATTTGCAAATGTTATATTCTTGTTATTGCCATTTTTGGATAGAGATCCAAAAATTTTACCAGCACATAAAAGACCTAAATTCTTTATTTGGTTCTGGATTTTAATGATAGATTTAATTGCATTAACTGCTCTAGGTAAATTACCTCCACAAGGAATATTTACATACCTAGGATTTGTAGCTATGGTATCATTTATTTTATTATTCTTATCGCTACCATTAATTACAAAATCGGATGCTAAGAAAAGGGGTGACGTATGA
- a CDS encoding ubiquinol-cytochrome c reductase iron-sulfur subunit N-terminal domain-containing protein: protein MSNETNRRDFIGYSFAAVAAVGGAAALVGMKQAWDPLPSVLAGGFTTVDLSTIKAGEPETFVWRGKPVFVLKKTSDMDQSKRDLIVGSDRFIIAIGLCTHLGCIPAWKKDVWKCACHGGEYNASAKNIFGPPPRPLDVPPFKLEGTKVVLGESSPEYKKIAAFVATEA, encoded by the coding sequence ATGTCTAACGAAACTAATAGACGAGATTTTATTGGTTATTCATTTGCTGCAGTTGCTGCAGTAGGTGGTGCTGCTGCGCTTGTTGGAATGAAACAAGCATGGGATCCACTTCCTAGCGTTTTAGCTGGTGGATTTACAACTGTAGATTTATCTACTATAAAAGCAGGTGAACCAGAAACTTTCGTATGGAGAGGTAAACCAGTATTTGTTCTTAAAAAAACATCAGATATGGATCAATCAAAAAGAGATTTAATAGTAGGAAGTGATAGATTTATCATTGCTATTGGATTATGTACACATTTAGGATGTATTCCTGCATGGAAGAAAGATGTATGGAAATGTGCCTGTCACGGTGGAGAGTACAATGCCAGTGCTAAAAATATATTTGGACCACCACCAAGACCACTTGATGTGCCTCCATTTAAATTAGAAGGTACTAAAGTTGTTTTAGGTGAATCTAGTCCCGAATACAAAAAAATTGCTGCTTTTGTAGCAACAGAAGCGTAG
- the thrC gene encoding threonine synthase, whose translation MNFIETRGNDGVKAKEVSFSEAILSPSASFGGLYVPKSLPKLEDDFLQNHINSSYKELAYDILKAFDIDIDESEIKKALDLYDNFDDASNPCPVVKIENDLFVHEQYHGPTRAFKDMALQPFGSILSSIAKSKDEKYLILAATSGDTGPAALNTFKNKDNIQVACLYPSGGTSDVQRLQMVTEDGANLKVIGIKGNFDDAQTALKRLLASNTFKDELEKDGIKLSAANSVNFGRIIFQIIYHFWSYIQLLKQNEITFGEKIYLVVPSGNFGNVLGGFYALNMGVPIEKLLVASNENNILTQWINTGIYDIRGKELQLTKSPAMDILKSSNIERVIYSLYGAKRTKELMESLNENLFFEMTQEETKELQKYFSAVNSDDEYGINIIKKYIDKDYIMDPHTATCLKAYETLKEKELKTVMYSTAEWTKFSPTVLNAISQNNEKYDDKTALENISKTCNVKIPDSISELFNSKILHDEVVEKEKIESKIIEFISK comes from the coding sequence ATGAATTTTATAGAAACAAGAGGAAATGATGGAGTTAAAGCTAAAGAAGTAAGTTTTAGTGAAGCAATTTTAAGCCCGAGTGCTTCTTTTGGAGGACTTTATGTACCCAAAAGTTTGCCAAAACTTGAAGATGACTTTTTACAAAATCATATAAACTCAAGCTATAAAGAATTAGCATATGACATACTTAAAGCTTTTGATATTGATATAGATGAAAGTGAAATAAAAAAAGCTTTAGATTTATATGATAACTTTGATGATGCTTCAAATCCTTGTCCTGTAGTTAAAATAGAAAATGACTTATTTGTACATGAACAATATCATGGACCTACAAGAGCTTTTAAGGATATGGCACTACAACCTTTTGGTTCAATATTAAGTTCAATAGCAAAAAGCAAAGATGAAAAATATTTAATTTTAGCTGCAACTTCTGGTGATACAGGACCAGCTGCCTTAAATACTTTTAAAAATAAAGATAATATTCAAGTGGCTTGTCTTTATCCAAGTGGAGGTACTAGTGATGTACAAAGACTTCAAATGGTTACAGAAGATGGAGCAAACTTAAAAGTAATCGGGATAAAAGGAAATTTTGATGATGCACAAACAGCATTAAAAAGACTTCTTGCCTCAAATACATTTAAAGATGAACTAGAAAAAGATGGTATAAAACTGAGTGCTGCAAACTCTGTAAATTTTGGAAGAATTATATTCCAAATCATTTATCACTTTTGGTCATATATTCAATTATTAAAACAAAATGAAATAACATTTGGAGAAAAAATTTACTTAGTAGTTCCAAGTGGAAACTTCGGAAATGTTTTAGGTGGATTTTATGCACTAAATATGGGTGTACCAATCGAAAAACTCTTAGTTGCCTCAAATGAAAATAATATCTTAACTCAATGGATTAATACAGGTATTTATGATATTAGAGGAAAAGAGTTACAACTTACAAAATCTCCAGCAATGGATATCCTTAAATCTTCAAATATTGAAAGAGTTATTTATAGTCTTTATGGAGCTAAAAGAACAAAAGAATTAATGGAATCATTAAATGAAAATTTATTTTTTGAAATGACACAAGAAGAGACTAAAGAACTTCAAAAATATTTTTCTGCTGTAAACTCAGATGATGAATACGGAATAAACATTATAAAAAAATATATCGATAAAGATTATATTATGGATCCCCATACTGCAACTTGTTTGAAAGCATATGAAACTTTAAAAGAAAAAGAGTTAAAAACAGTTATGTATTCAACTGCTGAGTGGACAAAATTCTCACCAACAGTTCTAAATGCTATTTCTCAAAATAATGAAAAATATGATGATAAAACTGCTTTAGAAAATATTTCTAAAACTTGTAATGTGAAAATTCCTGATTCAATTTCAGAATTATTTAACTCAAAAATTCTACATGATGAAGTAGTAGAAAAAGAAAAAATAGAATCTAAAATAATCGAATTTATCTCAAAATAA
- the argB gene encoding acetylglutamate kinase yields MQIKNTTVETLLEAIPYIKKFYGKIIVIKYGGSAQTSPALQEKFAQDIALLSLVGIKPVIVHGGGARISELLKKLEIHSEFIDGHRVTCADSMRVVEMVLSGEINKNITSLLNHHGAKAIGISGKDSSIIKAQAKDGGKFGYTGVITEINGKMITNLINEGFVPVIAPIADAKEPGHPGFNINADVAASKIAIALGAQKVLFLTDIVGVLDKDKNLLNSLDKSDVEAYKEDGTIAGGMIPKVDSCIDAIYNGVNKAHIIDGRVEHSIILELFTSDGIGTQFVRKDNPNNGINLEKLLND; encoded by the coding sequence ATGCAAATAAAAAATACAACTGTAGAAACATTACTCGAAGCCATACCATATATCAAAAAGTTTTATGGAAAAATAATTGTTATCAAATATGGTGGAAGTGCACAAACTTCTCCTGCTTTACAAGAAAAATTTGCCCAAGATATAGCCCTACTTTCACTTGTAGGAATCAAACCTGTAATCGTACATGGTGGAGGAGCTAGAATTTCTGAATTACTGAAAAAACTTGAGATTCACTCTGAATTTATTGATGGACATAGGGTAACTTGTGCTGATAGTATGAGAGTTGTGGAAATGGTTTTAAGTGGAGAGATTAATAAAAACATAACTTCACTATTAAATCACCATGGTGCAAAAGCCATAGGTATTTCTGGAAAAGATTCTTCTATTATTAAAGCCCAAGCAAAAGATGGTGGTAAGTTTGGATATACAGGTGTTATTACTGAGATAAATGGAAAAATGATTACAAATCTTATAAATGAAGGTTTTGTTCCAGTTATTGCACCAATTGCAGATGCTAAAGAACCTGGTCACCCTGGATTTAATATAAATGCAGATGTGGCAGCTAGTAAAATAGCTATTGCACTTGGAGCACAAAAAGTTTTATTCTTAACAGATATTGTAGGAGTATTAGACAAAGATAAAAACCTATTAAACTCATTAGATAAATCAGATGTTGAAGCTTACAAAGAAGATGGAACAATAGCAGGTGGTATGATTCCAAAAGTTGACTCTTGTATAGACGCTATTTACAATGGAGTAAATAAAGCTCACATAATAGATGGAAGAGTTGAGCATTCTATTATTCTTGAGCTATTTACAAGCGATGGAATTGGTACACAATTTGTAAGAAAAGATAATCCAAATAATGGAATAAATTTAGAAAAATTATTAAATGACTAA
- a CDS encoding RecB-like helicase, giving the protein MKNYLALKASAGSGKTFALTVRYISLLLKGASPTEILALTFTNKAAKEMSERIFKTLKSLGEDKVYLEQISSVSELSVEQILNKKDYLINLYLNSELSIYTIDKFVNKILREFSGYIGVDDDFSIKQDNIENLEYKFLQSLNLENFDKLINFSYYEAKKFNSIFDIFLNLNEKNEDFKIVPIEENLINLQKNLALEIAFRLKKHIQNCPSASNAALKSVDFENFEELLLKGKTWLTKEVSTDSRDFKKCSNEEFEQNFQELKMQISNYYKLRSSYSLSSLYELYKLFKDFKKSYNKNKNYFTFNDISNYVYELLSSKIDKDFLYFRLDSKYNHILIDEFQDTSLLQYKILEPLIEEALSGNSEKFKSFFYVGDIKQSIYRFRGGKRELFDFVSKKHNQIETEILNTNFRSAKNIVEFVNRAFINLNNYEYYEQLSNIENGYVEVISDDKLKEEEKYQTIASTIAKLIRKNIDPNSIAILTYTNDDVLELYSYLSKMFPTLKISTEMTSKLINQENVKACINAIKYLYYKENIYKENLNAIIGNAPNTKLDFDFDLEENKVFELVLKVAKYFNILDDNVIKFVEESKNFTDIVDFVYEVDLMETPIENKEQIGLQILTIFKSKGLEFDTVILLDRIKNKNADRSSLLFEYSGVYLDNLYYKISNLENFDKNYKRALNKEKALQAEDELNILYVALTRAKSNLFIFKKEEKSVFDLLGLESCKIGELVINEFTKDSNEKIEKIEYKPLSLGRQKNKSVKDYDEDFELKARYFGIATHYCLEMMNDFTIEQLEYSLNLTKSRYSVYLKDNDFDEIKQRISLLIQNEEFNSFLEDANFLREQSLIYNGEIKIIDLLIEKENKYYIFDYKTTVQENTEHEKQISFYKKAIKEISNSDEVYAYLVYLGNEKAYLKAI; this is encoded by the coding sequence ATGAAAAATTATTTAGCATTAAAAGCTAGTGCAGGAAGTGGGAAAACTTTTGCATTGACTGTAAGATACATATCGTTGTTATTAAAAGGGGCTAGTCCTACAGAGATTTTAGCTTTAACTTTTACTAATAAAGCTGCAAAAGAGATGAGTGAAAGAATCTTTAAAACCCTAAAGAGTTTGGGTGAAGATAAGGTTTACTTAGAACAAATATCAAGTGTATCAGAACTATCAGTTGAGCAAATACTGAATAAAAAAGATTATCTAATAAACTTATATTTAAATTCCGAACTCTCTATTTATACAATTGATAAATTTGTAAATAAAATATTAAGAGAGTTTAGTGGATATATTGGTGTTGATGATGACTTCTCTATAAAACAAGATAATATAGAAAATCTTGAATATAAATTCTTACAATCACTAAATTTAGAAAATTTTGATAAATTGATTAACTTCTCATATTATGAAGCTAAAAAATTTAACTCTATATTTGATATTTTTTTAAATCTAAATGAAAAAAATGAAGATTTTAAAATAGTTCCAATAGAAGAAAATCTAATAAACCTACAAAAAAACTTAGCTTTAGAAATTGCATTTAGATTAAAAAAACATATTCAAAATTGCCCAAGTGCTTCAAACGCGGCTTTAAAATCTGTTGATTTTGAGAACTTCGAAGAGTTATTGCTTAAAGGAAAAACTTGGCTTACAAAAGAGGTATCTACTGATTCTAGGGATTTTAAAAAGTGTTCTAATGAAGAGTTTGAACAGAACTTCCAAGAACTAAAGATGCAAATAAGTAATTACTATAAATTAAGATCTTCTTATTCTCTTAGTTCTTTATATGAGTTGTACAAGTTGTTTAAGGATTTTAAAAAGAGCTATAATAAAAATAAAAACTATTTTACTTTTAATGATATTTCAAACTATGTTTATGAGTTACTCTCAAGTAAAATTGATAAAGACTTTTTATACTTTAGACTAGATAGTAAATATAATCATATTTTAATAGATGAGTTCCAAGATACTTCACTTTTACAATACAAAATTTTAGAACCACTTATAGAAGAAGCACTTTCAGGTAATAGTGAAAAGTTCAAGTCATTTTTTTATGTGGGTGATATTAAACAATCAATTTATAGATTTAGGGGTGGAAAAAGGGAACTTTTTGATTTTGTAAGTAAAAAACACAATCAAATAGAAACTGAGATTTTAAATACAAACTTTAGAAGTGCTAAAAACATAGTTGAGTTTGTAAATAGGGCATTCATAAATTTAAATAATTATGAATACTATGAGCAATTAAGTAATATTGAAAATGGTTATGTGGAAGTAATAAGTGATGATAAACTAAAAGAAGAGGAAAAATATCAAACAATAGCAAGTACAATTGCTAAACTTATTAGAAAAAATATTGATCCAAATTCAATTGCTATTTTAACATATACAAATGATGATGTTCTGGAACTTTATTCATACTTAAGTAAGATGTTTCCAACACTTAAAATCTCTACAGAGATGACTTCAAAACTTATTAATCAAGAGAATGTAAAAGCTTGTATAAATGCTATAAAATATCTTTATTACAAAGAAAATATTTATAAAGAGAATTTAAATGCAATAATTGGAAATGCTCCAAATACAAAATTAGATTTTGATTTCGATTTAGAAGAGAATAAGGTATTTGAACTTGTTTTAAAAGTGGCAAAATATTTTAATATCTTAGATGACAATGTAATAAAATTTGTTGAAGAATCAAAAAACTTTACTGATATTGTTGATTTTGTTTATGAAGTTGATTTAATGGAAACCCCAATTGAAAATAAAGAGCAAATTGGTTTACAAATTTTGACAATCTTTAAATCAAAAGGATTAGAATTTGATACTGTAATTTTACTTGACAGAATTAAAAATAAAAATGCAGATAGAAGTTCTTTATTATTTGAATATAGTGGAGTTTATTTAGATAATCTATATTATAAAATCTCAAATCTAGAAAACTTTGATAAAAACTATAAACGAGCCTTAAATAAAGAAAAAGCATTGCAAGCAGAAGATGAATTAAATATTTTATATGTAGCTTTAACAAGGGCAAAAAGTAATTTGTTTATTTTCAAAAAAGAAGAAAAATCAGTTTTTGATTTACTTGGATTAGAGTCTTGTAAGATAGGTGAGTTAGTTATAAATGAATTTACAAAAGATTCTAATGAAAAAATAGAAAAAATAGAGTATAAACCTCTAAGTTTAGGTAGACAAAAAAATAAATCAGTTAAAGATTATGATGAAGATTTTGAATTAAAAGCTAGATATTTTGGAATAGCAACACACTATTGTTTAGAGATGATGAATGACTTTACAATTGAACAATTAGAGTACTCTTTAAATCTTACAAAAAGCAGATATTCTGTCTATTTAAAAGATAATGACTTTGATGAGATAAAACAAAGAATATCTTTACTAATTCAAAATGAAGAGTTTAATAGCTTTTTAGAAGATGCAAATTTTTTAAGGGAACAATCTTTGATTTACAATGGAGAAATCAAAATAATAGATTTACTTATAGAAAAAGAGAACAAATACTATATTTTTGATTATAAAACAACAGTTCAAGAAAATACAGAACACGAAAAACAAATATCATTTTATAAAAAAGCAATAAAAGAGATAAGTAACAGTGATGAGGTATATGCTTATTTAGTATATTTAGGAAATGAAAAAGCTTATTTAAAAGCTATTTAA
- a CDS encoding thiamine phosphate synthase: MNQTFNYYLITDPQYYTNDKNTFKEKLEDILTNKRVDMACFRDKESANYEELANIFINTCKKFNIKQIILNRNLELAINLNCGIHLTSQQFDKIKIAKEKNIYTIISCHNEKDIEKAIKEKADAITYSPIFYTPNKGQEKGIKALEDMQKKYQIKIIALGGIIADLQIKQIQDCQVFGFASIRYFI; encoded by the coding sequence ATGAATCAAACTTTTAATTATTATCTTATTACTGACCCCCAATATTATACAAATGATAAAAATACATTTAAAGAAAAACTAGAAGATATATTAACCAATAAAAGAGTTGATATGGCATGTTTTAGAGATAAGGAATCAGCAAATTATGAAGAGTTAGCAAATATATTCATAAATACTTGTAAAAAGTTCAACATAAAACAAATTATTTTAAATAGGAACTTAGAATTAGCAATAAACCTAAATTGTGGCATTCACCTAACTTCACAACAATTTGATAAAATAAAAATTGCAAAAGAAAAAAATATATACACAATAATATCTTGTCACAATGAAAAAGATATAGAAAAAGCTATAAAAGAAAAAGCAGATGCTATAACTTACTCTCCTATTTTTTATACCCCAAATAAAGGGCAAGAAAAGGGAATTAAAGCATTAGAAGATATGCAAAAAAAATATCAGATAAAAATAATAGCACTTGGTGGTATTATTGCTGACTTACAAATAAAGCAGATACAAGATTGCCAAGTTTTTGGTTTTGCCTCAATTAGATACTTCATTTAA